One Thalassophryne amazonica chromosome 10, fThaAma1.1, whole genome shotgun sequence genomic region harbors:
- the gpr17 gene encoding uracil nucleotide/cysteinyl leukotriene receptor, translated as MESTITGLPSLLSNESSESCVMVETTAENVLFGGFYILVFFLALNGNGLALWIFSHQQVTSSPANVFLIHLAVADLSYVIILPLRATYHLTGGHWPFGEVPCRVAGFLFYVNMYASLYFLACVAGDRYLAVVHAVRSLKVRRARYAQIISFSLWALVTVSMAPLLMTHQTAEVDGVTVCLQLYREKASRHALISLAVAFTPPFLATLSCYLLIIHSLHLGSRLEPALKLRALRTISLVMLIYVVCFLPYHISRATFILGYSHPDVSCQARRGLSLANRLTSSLTCLNGAMDPLVYLFGAEKFRGTLTRMFCKNNSGESGATSGALKGTHESSVSAKSEF; from the coding sequence ATGGAGTCGACAATCACGGGTCTTCCCTCCCTGCTGTCTAATGAGTCCTCAGAGAGCTGTGTGATGGTGGAGACTACAGCTGAGAACGTGCTCTTTGGAGGATTCTACATTCTAGTTTTCTTTCTGGCGCTGAACGGTAACGGCCTGGCACTCTGGATCTTCTCCCACCAGCAAGTCACATCCTCTCCAGCAAACGTCTTCCTGATACACCTGGCTGTGGCTGACCTGTCTTATGTGATCATCCTCCCGCTGAGGGCCACCTACCACCTCACAGGAGGCCACTGGCCCTTTGGAGAGGTGCCCTGCAGGGTGGCAGGCTTTTTGTTTTATGTCAACATGTATGCCAGCCTCTACTTTCTGGCCTGTGTGGCAGGTGACCGCTACCTGGCTGTAGTACACGCTGTGAGGTCACTGAAGGTCCGCCGTGCTCGCTACGCCCAAATTATCAGCTTCTCTCTTTGGGCCTTGGTCACTGTCTCTATGGCACCCCTGCTGATGACCCACCAGACTGCAGAGGTAGATGGTGTGACAGTGTGCCTGCAGCTGTACAGAGAGAAGGCCTCACGTCATGCACTCATCTCTTTAGCTGTAGCCTTCACCCCACCTTTCCTAGCCACCTTATCCTGTTACTTGCTTATCATTCACAGCCTGCATCTTGGCTCCAGGTTGGAGCCGGCCCTGAAGCTGAGGGCCCTGCGGACCATCAGCTTGGTCATGCTCATCTACGTGGTATGTTTCCTGCCATATCACATCAGCAGGGCAACCTTCATTCTTGGCTACAGTCACCCTGACGTCTCATGTCAGGCGCGACGAGGCCTGAGCTTAGCCAACCGCCTGACATCCTCCCTCACATGCCTGAATGGAGCAATGGACCCTCTGGTCTACCTCTTTGGGGCAGAGAAGTTTCGTGGAACTCTAACACGAATGTTTTGCAAAAATAACTCAGGGGAATCCGGAGCCACCAGTGGAGCTTTGAAGGGAACACACGAAAGCTCAGTGAGCGCCAAGTCTGAGTTTTGA